A genome region from Pseudomonas sp. N3-W includes the following:
- the ahpC gene encoding alkyl hydroperoxide reductase subunit C, with protein sequence MPIINSHVKPFKATAYKNGDFVQVSDADLKGKWSVVFFYPADFTFVCPTELEDLADNYAQFQKLGVEIYSVSTDTHFAHAAWHNTSPAIGKIQYTMIGDPTLTISRNFDVLIEEAGLADRGTFVINPEGQIKIVELNDGGVGRDASELLRKIKAAQYVAAHPGEVCPAKWKEGEATLAPSLDLVGKI encoded by the coding sequence ATGCCTATCATCAACAGCCACGTTAAACCGTTCAAAGCTACTGCCTACAAAAATGGCGACTTCGTACAAGTGTCGGACGCTGACCTGAAAGGCAAATGGTCGGTGGTGTTCTTCTACCCGGCTGACTTCACCTTCGTTTGCCCAACCGAGCTGGAAGACCTGGCCGACAACTACGCTCAATTCCAGAAGCTGGGCGTCGAGATCTACAGCGTTTCCACCGACACCCACTTTGCTCACGCGGCCTGGCACAACACTTCGCCAGCCATCGGCAAAATCCAGTACACCATGATCGGCGACCCGACCCTGACCATCTCCCGCAACTTCGACGTACTGATCGAAGAAGCAGGCCTGGCTGACCGTGGCACTTTCGTGATCAACCCGGAAGGCCAGATCAAAATCGTTGAGCTGAACGATGGCGGTGTGGGTCGTGACGCATCCGAGCTGCTGCGCAAGATCAAGGCTGCCCAGTACGTTGCTGCTCACCCGGGCGAAGTGTGCCCAGCCAAGTGGAAAGAAGGCGAGGCTACCTTGGCTCCGTCCCTGGACCTGGTCGGCAAGATCTAA
- a CDS encoding site-specific integrase — MSELDRYLQAATRDNTRRSYRAAIEHFEVTWGGFLPATSDSVARYLVAYAGVLSINTLKLRLSALAQWHNSQGFADPTKAPMVRKVFKGIRALHPAQEKQAEPLQLQHLEQVVAWLELEIQSARAEQDRPRLLRATRDRALILLGFWRGFRSDELCRVQIEHVQARAGSGITLYLPRSKSDRENLGKTYQTPALQRLCPVQAYIAWITEAALVRGPVFRGIDRWGHLSEEGLHANSVIALLRQVLERAGIPAEHYTSHSLRRGFASWAHQSGWDLKSLMSYVGWKDMKSAMRYVEASPFLGMTYLPDSAVVPPK; from the coding sequence ATGTCCGAGCTGGATCGCTACCTGCAAGCCGCTACCCGCGATAACACTCGCCGCAGTTATCGGGCTGCCATCGAGCACTTTGAAGTGACGTGGGGCGGGTTTCTGCCGGCGACCAGCGACAGCGTCGCGCGCTATCTGGTGGCGTATGCGGGAGTGTTGTCGATCAACACCTTGAAGTTGCGCTTGTCGGCGCTCGCCCAGTGGCACAACAGCCAGGGCTTTGCCGATCCGACCAAGGCGCCGATGGTGCGCAAGGTGTTCAAGGGCATTCGTGCATTGCATCCGGCGCAGGAAAAACAGGCCGAGCCGTTACAACTGCAACACCTGGAACAGGTGGTGGCGTGGCTGGAACTGGAGATCCAAAGCGCCAGGGCCGAGCAGGACCGCCCGCGATTGCTGCGCGCAACTCGGGACCGGGCGTTGATCCTGCTGGGTTTCTGGCGTGGCTTTCGCAGCGACGAGCTGTGCCGCGTGCAGATCGAACATGTGCAAGCCCGCGCCGGTTCCGGCATCACCCTGTACCTGCCGCGCAGCAAGAGCGACCGGGAAAACCTCGGCAAGACGTATCAGACGCCGGCGTTACAGCGACTGTGTCCGGTGCAGGCCTACATTGCCTGGATCACTGAAGCGGCACTGGTGCGCGGACCGGTGTTTCGCGGCATCGACCGCTGGGGCCATCTGAGCGAGGAGGGCCTGCACGCCAACAGTGTGATTGCCTTGTTGCGTCAGGTATTGGAGCGCGCCGGCATTCCGGCAGAGCACTACACCAGTCACTCCCTGCGCCGCGGCTTCGCCAGTTGGGCGCATCAGAGCGGCTGGGATCTGAAGTCGCTGATGAGTTATGTGGGCTGGAAGGATATGAAATCCGCCATGCGTTATGTGGAAGCAAGCCCGTTTCTCGGCATGACCTACCTCCCCGACAGCGCCGTCGTCCCGCCCAAGTAA
- the gorA gene encoding glutathione-disulfide reductase, which yields MAYDFDLYVIGAGSGGVRAARFAAGFGAKVAVAESRYLGGTCVNVGCVPKKLLVYGAHFAEDFEQSQGFGWTLGEAKFDWATLIANKDREINRLNGIYRNLLVNSGVTLHEAHAKIVDPHTVEVNGERYTAKNILIATGGWPQIPEIPGHEYAISSNQAFFLKELPKRVLIVGGGYIAVEFAGIFHGLGADTTLLYRGDLFLRGFDGAVRKHLHEELTKRGMNLQFNADIERIDKQTDGSLKATLKDGRELEADCVFYATGRRPMLDNLGLENTGVKLDKKGFVEVDEQYQTAEPSILALGDVIGRVQLTPVALAEGMAVARRLFKPEQYRPVDYKMIATAVFSLPNIGTVGLTEEEARAAGHDVVIFESRFRPMKLTLTECQERTLMKLVVDGKTDKVLGCHMVGPDAGEIVQGLAIALKAGATKRDFDETIGVHPTAAEEFVTMRTPVAG from the coding sequence ATGGCCTACGATTTTGACCTTTATGTGATTGGTGCCGGTTCCGGCGGTGTGCGGGCTGCGCGTTTTGCTGCCGGTTTTGGCGCGAAAGTGGCGGTGGCCGAGAGCCGTTATCTGGGTGGCACCTGTGTGAACGTCGGTTGTGTGCCGAAAAAATTGCTGGTCTATGGCGCGCACTTTGCCGAGGACTTCGAGCAGTCACAGGGTTTCGGCTGGACCCTGGGCGAGGCGAAGTTCGATTGGGCGACGCTGATCGCCAACAAGGACCGCGAGATCAATCGCCTCAACGGCATTTATCGCAATCTGTTGGTCAACAGTGGCGTGACACTGCATGAGGCTCACGCGAAAATCGTTGATCCGCACACGGTCGAGGTGAATGGCGAGCGCTACACCGCCAAGAATATTCTGATCGCTACGGGCGGTTGGCCGCAGATCCCGGAGATTCCGGGGCATGAATACGCCATCAGCTCCAACCAGGCGTTCTTCCTCAAAGAGTTGCCCAAGCGCGTACTGATAGTCGGTGGCGGCTACATTGCGGTGGAATTTGCCGGGATTTTCCACGGTCTGGGCGCGGATACCACGCTGCTGTATCGCGGTGATCTGTTCTTGCGCGGCTTTGATGGTGCGGTGCGCAAGCATTTGCACGAAGAGCTGACCAAGCGCGGTATGAACCTGCAATTCAATGCCGACATCGAGCGTATCGACAAGCAAACCGATGGCAGCTTGAAAGCGACGCTCAAGGATGGTCGTGAGCTGGAAGCGGACTGTGTGTTCTACGCCACGGGCCGGCGTCCGATGCTCGACAATCTTGGGCTGGAAAACACCGGCGTCAAACTCGACAAGAAGGGCTTTGTCGAGGTGGATGAGCAATACCAGACCGCCGAGCCATCGATTCTTGCCTTGGGCGACGTGATTGGCCGGGTGCAGTTGACTCCGGTTGCACTGGCTGAAGGCATGGCTGTCGCACGCCGTTTGTTCAAGCCTGAGCAGTATCGTCCGGTGGATTACAAGATGATCGCGACGGCGGTGTTCAGCTTGCCGAACATCGGCACCGTTGGCCTGACTGAAGAAGAGGCCCGCGCGGCGGGTCACGATGTGGTGATTTTCGAAAGCCGCTTCCGTCCGATGAAGCTGACCCTGACCGAGTGTCAGGAGCGCACGCTGATGAAGTTGGTAGTGGACGGCAAAACCGACAAGGTCTTGGGCTGCCACATGGTCGGCCCGGACGCCGGCGAGATCGTTCAGGGCCTGGCCATTGCGCTAAAGGCTGGCGCCACCAAGCGCGACTTCGACGAAACCATCGGTGTGCACCCGACGGCCGCCGAAGAGTTCGTCACCATGCGTACGCCGGTCGCGGGTTAA
- a CDS encoding DNA-binding protein has protein sequence MARGGVNKAVVQAARLAILARGENPSIDAVRIEMGNTGSKTTIHRYLKELDVGGERVETPAEPIDSELTALVTRLAQRLKEQAQEPIDQAREQFEAQRKALETQLTQAQEANSELHQQYEFQSLALTQESEALQDTRSMLQTEQTRNAGLNQALAGFELRMQDKDEQIHSLEEKHLHARDALEHYRSAVKEQREQEQRRHEGQVQQIQMELRQAQQSALVRQDEITQLHRDNERLLTENRGTLRELSLMQDQLKHTHSRQDQLLEQVNRIDSERTLLQERLRIALLESQALKQNVDEQEQVNQSLQAELAKTQAKLDESVRLATALAAAADAAKDD, from the coding sequence ATGGCTCGTGGCGGCGTAAACAAAGCGGTGGTGCAAGCGGCACGTCTGGCGATCCTCGCCCGTGGCGAAAACCCCAGCATCGATGCAGTACGGATCGAAATGGGCAATACCGGCTCGAAAACCACGATTCATCGCTATTTGAAGGAGCTGGACGTCGGCGGCGAGCGCGTCGAAACGCCTGCAGAGCCTATTGATAGTGAGCTGACGGCCCTGGTAACACGGCTGGCGCAGCGCTTGAAAGAACAGGCGCAGGAGCCGATCGATCAGGCGCGAGAGCAATTCGAGGCGCAGCGGAAGGCCCTGGAGACACAGCTGACGCAAGCACAGGAAGCGAACAGCGAGCTGCATCAGCAGTACGAATTTCAAAGCCTGGCCCTGACCCAGGAATCCGAAGCGCTGCAAGACACACGCTCAATGCTGCAAACCGAACAGACGCGCAACGCCGGGTTGAACCAGGCACTGGCCGGTTTCGAACTGCGCATGCAAGACAAGGACGAGCAGATTCACTCGCTGGAAGAAAAACACCTGCACGCTCGCGACGCCCTGGAGCACTACCGCAGCGCGGTCAAGGAACAGCGCGAGCAGGAACAGCGTCGCCATGAGGGCCAGGTGCAACAGATTCAGATGGAGCTGCGTCAGGCACAGCAAAGTGCGCTGGTTCGTCAGGACGAAATTACCCAGCTGCACCGCGACAACGAACGCTTGTTGACGGAGAACCGCGGGACACTCCGGGAGCTGAGCCTGATGCAGGACCAGCTCAAACACACCCACAGCCGTCAGGATCAACTGCTGGAACAGGTCAACCGCATCGACAGCGAACGCACCCTCCTCCAGGAACGCCTGCGCATCGCCCTGCTGGAAAGCCAGGCGCTCAAGCAGAATGTCGACGAGCAGGAACAGGTTAATCAGTCACTGCAAGCCGAATTGGCGAAGACCCAGGCAAAGCTGGATGAAAGCGTGCGCCTGGCGACTGCCCTTGCGGCAGCGGCAGACGCAGCGAAGGACGATTAA
- a CDS encoding DUF1883 domain-containing protein translates to MKFIHQREHLNEDDIVVIQCSQTCNIRLMNDANFRSFKNGGRHTYHGGAFDTFPARITAPSTGFWNITIDTVNRRPISVTRKPTLTHSIKIIRRSSTKLS, encoded by the coding sequence ATGAAATTTATCCACCAGCGCGAGCACCTCAACGAGGACGACATCGTCGTCATCCAGTGCTCCCAAACGTGCAACATCCGCTTGATGAACGACGCCAACTTCCGCAGCTTCAAGAACGGCGGTCGTCACACGTATCACGGCGGCGCGTTCGACACCTTCCCGGCGCGCATCACTGCGCCGAGTACCGGTTTCTGGAACATCACCATCGACACCGTCAACCGTCGGCCAATCAGCGTCACGCGCAAGCCGACCCTGACCCACTCGATCAAGATTATCCGCCGCTCCAGCACAAAACTGAGCTGA
- the alkB gene encoding DNA oxidative demethylase AlkB: protein MSPDNFDLFADVEPEQPPRREQIGEQSWVLRGFALPLLDQLLPALEAVLAAAPFRQMVTPGGFTMSVALSSCGTLGWTTDRSGYRYTRHDPQTGQPWPAMPAVFFELAQAAAREAGFADFVPDSCLINRYAPGAKMSLHQDKDEGSFGAPIVSVSLGLPAMFLFGGFERSDKSQRVPLLHGDIVVWGGVDRLRYHGVLPIKQGHHPKLGEQRINFTFRTAQ from the coding sequence ATGAGCCCGGACAATTTCGATCTGTTCGCCGACGTAGAACCCGAGCAACCGCCCCGGCGCGAGCAGATCGGCGAGCAGTCCTGGGTCCTGCGCGGCTTTGCCCTGCCCTTGCTCGATCAATTGTTGCCAGCGTTGGAAGCGGTACTCGCCGCAGCGCCGTTTCGGCAAATGGTCACTCCCGGTGGCTTTACCATGTCCGTGGCGTTGAGCAGTTGCGGTACGCTCGGCTGGACCACCGATCGCAGCGGCTACCGCTACACTCGTCACGACCCGCAAACCGGCCAGCCCTGGCCGGCCATGCCTGCGGTGTTTTTCGAGCTGGCACAAGCGGCGGCGCGGGAAGCCGGCTTTGCTGATTTCGTGCCGGATTCCTGCCTGATCAATCGCTACGCTCCAGGGGCGAAAATGTCGTTGCATCAGGATAAGGATGAAGGCAGCTTTGGAGCTCCCATCGTGTCGGTGTCGCTGGGATTGCCGGCGATGTTTCTGTTTGGCGGCTTCGAGCGCAGCGACAAAAGTCAGCGCGTGCCTTTATTGCATGGCGACATCGTGGTGTGGGGCGGCGTTGATCGCTTGCGTTATCACGGCGTGTTGCCAATCAAACAGGGACATCACCCGAAACTGGGCGAGCAGCGGATCAACTTCACCTTTCGTACCGCGCAATGA
- the galU gene encoding UTP--glucose-1-phosphate uridylyltransferase GalU has protein sequence MIKKCLFPAAGYGTRFLPATKAMPKEMLPVVNKPLIQYGVEEALDAGLTEISIVTGRGKRALEDHFDISYELENQIKGTDKEKYLVGIRKLLDECSFSYTRQTEMKGLGHAILTGRPLIGDEPFAVVLADDLCVNLDGDGVLTQMVKLYKQYRCSIIAIQEVDPQETNKYGVIAGDLIGDDLYRVRNMVEKPAPEDAPSNLAIIGRYILTPDIFDLIKQTEPGKGGEIQITDALMKQAQNGCVIAYKFKGKRFDCGGAEGYIEATNFCFENFYKTGKAY, from the coding sequence ATGATCAAGAAATGCTTGTTCCCAGCAGCCGGTTACGGTACTCGCTTCCTGCCAGCGACTAAAGCCATGCCCAAAGAAATGCTGCCGGTGGTAAACAAGCCACTGATCCAGTACGGCGTCGAAGAAGCACTGGACGCCGGTTTGACCGAAATCTCGATCGTGACCGGTCGCGGCAAACGCGCCCTGGAAGACCACTTCGACATCAGCTATGAGCTGGAAAACCAGATCAAGGGCACCGACAAGGAAAAATACCTGGTCGGCATCCGTAAACTGCTCGACGAGTGCTCGTTCTCCTACACTCGCCAGACCGAAATGAAAGGCCTGGGTCACGCGATCCTCACCGGTCGCCCACTGATCGGCGACGAACCTTTTGCCGTGGTGCTGGCGGACGACTTGTGCGTCAACCTCGACGGCGACGGCGTACTGACCCAGATGGTCAAGCTGTACAAGCAATACCGCTGCTCGATCATCGCGATCCAGGAAGTCGATCCGCAGGAAACCAACAAGTACGGCGTCATCGCTGGCGACCTGATCGGCGACGATCTGTACCGCGTACGCAACATGGTTGAAAAACCAGCGCCTGAAGATGCACCGTCGAACCTGGCGATCATCGGTCGTTACATCCTGACCCCGGACATCTTCGACCTGATCAAACAAACCGAGCCAGGCAAGGGCGGCGAGATCCAGATCACCGACGCCTTGATGAAGCAGGCACAGAACGGTTGCGTGATTGCCTACAAATTCAAGGGCAAGCGTTTCGACTGCGGCGGTGCTGAAGGCTACATCGAAGCCACCAACTTCTGCTTCGAAAACTTCTACAAGACGGGCAAGGCTTACTGA